AGGTTAGAACATGTCTAGAACGTGTCCGCTGTGCTGGGCTTCAGGTTAGAACGTGTCTAGAACGTGtccgctgtgctgtgcttcagGTTAGAACGTGTCTAGAACGTGTCCGCTGTGCTGGGCTTCAGGTTAGAACGTGTCTAGAACGTGTCCGCTGTGCTGGGCTTCAGGTTAGAACGTGTCTAGAACGTGTCCGCTGTGCTGGGCTTCAGGTTAGAACGTGTCTAGAACGTGTCCGCTGTGCTGGGCTTCAGGTTAGAACGTGTCTAGAACGTGTCCGCTGTGCTGGGCTTCAGGTTAGAACGTGTCTAGAACGTGTCCGCTGCGCTGGGCTTCAGGTTAGAACATGTCTAGAACGTGTCCGCTGTGCTGGGCTTCAGGTTAGAACATGTCTAGAACGTGTCCGCTGTGCTGGGCTTCAGGTTAGAACGTGTCTAGAACGTGTCCGTTGTGCTGGGCTTCAGGTTAGAACATCTCTAGAACATGTCCGCTGTGCTGGGCTTGGGGTTAGAACATCTCTAGAACATGTCCGCTGTGCTGGGCTTCAGGTTAGAACATCTCTAGAACATGTCCGCTGTGCTGGGCTTCAGGTTAGAACGTGTCTAGAACATGTCCGCTGTGCTGGGCTTCAGGTTAGAACATCTCTAGAACGTGTCCGCTGCGCTGGGCTTCAGGTTAGAACGTGTCTAGAACATGTCCGCTGCGCTGGGCTTCAGGTTAGAACGTGTCTAGAACGTGTCCGCTGTGCTGGGCTTCAGGTTAGAACGTGTCTAGAACATGTCCGCTGTGCTGGGCTTCAGGTTAGAACATCTCTAGAACATGTCCGCTGTGCTGTTCAGGTTAGAACATGTCTAGAACATGTCCGCTGTGCTGGGCTTCGGGTTAGAACGTGTTTAGAACGTGTCCGCTGTGCTGGGCTTCAGGTTAGTAGTAGAACATGTCCGCTCTCATCGTGGACAGCCCTTATTGCATCGGCTTGAACCGAAGCCCCATTATTGTTGGGGGAGTGTGTTTTCATCTGCCAGGCATGAAAAATACTTTTGCTCTTGATAGTTTTGCTCGGCTGTTAATATAGCAGTGAGAGATACACCTGTAATGTCCCGGTAGGTAGCTGTGAGAGACGCACCTGTGATGTAGGTAGCTGTTTTGGACTATGCGGCgtctgtatgtgtagtgtgttttAGAGTGGGATAGTAATGTCTGCCGTAATCACTCCCTCCTGTGGGCTGGAAGAGTGCTGGCTTTTGATGGCTTTTGATCAGGCAGTCTGAGAGACGTCCTCCTGAGTGCTATCTCAGAGGTCGTATCACCCCCAGTCTCTTGAGAGACATCCTGAGTGTGTTTTTGAGCTGAAGCAGCAGGTATTTCAGGTGCTATCACCCCCGTCTCCATTTAGCTGGCGAGGAGATGCGTAAACACCACCCAGAGCACGGAAGGCCGTtcattattaatgtgtgtgtggggttgggttGCTCTGAGACACTTCTCACCTCAGCAGCTCCTCTTCCTGTGCGGGTTAACCAATAGGTCTCTGTTAGGGATGAGTTaccccatttgtgtgtgtgtgtgtgtgtgtgtgtgtgtgtgtgtgtgtgttcatagacTCAAAGTGTgatttactctgtgtgtgtgtgtgtgtgtgtgtgtgtgtgtgtgtgcgtagactTTTATAatttaccgtgtgtgtgtgtgtgtgtgtgtgtgtgtgtgtgtgtgtgtgtgtgtgtgtgtgtgcgtgtgtgcatgtgtgtgtgtgtagacttgtGTGGCTCGGAAGTCCTGTTGTGTGTCTGACGGCTGATTTGCAAGTATTCAGCCCTAAAGATCTAAAGTGTCCATTTCATCTGGTCCTTGAACACCCTGAACACCACTACAGCCCTGAACACCAACACCACTACAGCCCTGAACACCACTACAGCCCTGAACACCAACACCACTACAGCCCTGAACACCAACACCACTACAGCCCTGAACACCCTGAACACCCTGAACACCACTACAGCCCTGAACACCAACACCACTACAGCCCTGAACACCACTACAGCCCTGAACACCACTACAGCCCTGAACACCACTACAGCCCTGAACACCAACACCACTACAGCCCTGAACACCAACACCACTACAGCCCTGAACACCACTACAGCCCTGAACACCAACACCACTACAGCCCTGAACACCACTACAGCCCTGAACACCAACACCACTACAGCCCTGAACACCACTACAGCCCTGAACACCAACACCACTACAGCCCTGAACACCAACACCACTACAGCCCTGAACACCACTACAGCCCTGAACACCACTACAGCCCTGAACACCAACACCACTACAGCCCTGAACACCATAAAAATGCTGCTCTAATGGTCGATGACTCACAGTCTGTCTCCAGTGACGATGCAAGCCACAatcatctcactcacacacacactctctctctctctctctctctctctctctctctctcacacacacacacacacacacacacacagcagagtagTGCTGGTGGTGGATTGGAGCATTGAATGTTTCCCGTGTGGCCTCAGAGTTCAGCTGTGTGAAGGTTGCATTTTGGAACTGTtattttgtgatgtgtgtgtgtatcatgtatgtgtgtgtgtgtgtgtgtgtgtgtgtgtgtgtgtgtgtgtgtgtgtgtttgtgtgtgtgttgtgtgtgtgtgtgtgtgcaagtgtatcttcctgctctgctctgggtaCGTAGACATGTGCAGACAGCATTCAGCCACATTccagcgcagacacacacacacacacacacacacacacacacacacacacacacacacaatcacgctGTGCTGGGTCTGAGAGGAGTCTGTGAGGAGCTAttaagctgtgctgtgctctgctggcCAGCCCTTCACTCTGTGGGTCATCATGTGAGTCAATGAGGTTTCGGTTCAAAGAgtgtaaagtgtgtgagtgtgtgtgtgggggtgtagcgggggtgtgtctgtgtccagtgAGGTACTGACcgcttaactgtgtgtgtgtgtgtgtgtggcgtaagAATGAGTGCGGTGTGGCCGGGCGATGGCGGCGAGATGGCTGAGGACGTTAGTGCCGTGGAGAGGAGGCTGGACGCCACGCAGGAAACAAGGTAGATGACCTCACACATTAcgcaggaaatgacatcacacGCCACGCAGGAAACAAGGTAGATGACCTCACACATTAcgcaggaaatgacatcacacGCCACGCAGGAAACAAGGTAGATGACCTCACATATTAcgcaggaaatgacatcacacaCCACGCAGGAAACAAGGTAGAGGACCTCACACATTAcgcaggaaatgacatcacacGCCACGCAGGAAACAAGGTAGATGACATCACACATTATGGAGCTGAAACTGACGCTCTTGT
This sequence is a window from Sardina pilchardus chromosome 10, fSarPil1.1, whole genome shotgun sequence. Protein-coding genes within it:
- the LOC134093478 gene encoding uncharacterized protein LOC134093478, with the translated sequence MRVVQVSPAGDPSPSITAHSRQERRASALNTNTTTALNTTTALNTNTTTALNTNTTTALNTLNTLNTTTALNTNTTTALNTTTALNTTTALNTTTALNTNTTTALNTNTTTALNTTTALNTNTTTALNTTTALNTNTTTALNTTTALNTNTTTALNTNTTTALNTTTALNTTTALNTNTTTALNTIKMLL